The following nucleotide sequence is from Acyrthosiphon pisum isolate AL4f chromosome A2, pea_aphid_22Mar2018_4r6ur, whole genome shotgun sequence.
NNNNNNNNNNNNNNNNNNNNNNNNNNNNNNNTACATTGTACTCAAATAGGAGGTAGATAGCGCCACTaccaaaaaaatcagaaaaaaaaaacgaattcagGGATATATATAtctcaaaaatcaatttttctgaCTTGTGGCCTTATTGTACTGGTAGTGCGAGGTATTGTTGGTATATATACGACTTCACCTTTTCCACATCCGGTTAATATTGTAGCttctattacattatttttcaaagatTTTACACTTAAACGGGTTCCATTGCATAATTTAGGTggattaatatttcttaaaatcatGATAGGTGCTccaatttttaaagttaatatatgAGGAGGTAAACCTGGTATTgtcaaagaatttaaaaactccATTGGATAGTGTATTGAATCTTCGGGATTGCATACGGTatcaattgatttatatattttactttctcCTGGGAGAGAGtttaatatatctttattaatatCATCTACTTTATTATTTGTCGGTGCAAGTATGGCTCTTTCACATATCCATTCATGATTGATATAATTCTTTTGCATATCACGAAATACATGAGTTTTTAAAGAttcaattgattttacaatattgcaaAAATTT
It contains:
- the LOC103310771 gene encoding uncharacterized protein LOC103310771 encodes the protein MGKVVVILAGDFRQTLPVITHGTPADQIDACLKKSYLWKHTKIIMLKKNMRVFLTGDPTLSTFSEQLLLLGNGKWKEDSDGTVEFPSNFCNIVKSIESLKTHVFRDMQKNYINHEWICERAILAPTNNKVDDINKDILNSLPGESKIYKSIDTVCNPEDSIHYPMEFLNSLTIPGLPPHILTLKIGAPIMILRNINPPKLCNGTRLSVKSLKNNVIEATILTGCGKGEVVYIPTIPRTTSTIRPQVRKIDF